One genomic segment of Gopherus flavomarginatus isolate rGopFla2 chromosome 11, rGopFla2.mat.asm, whole genome shotgun sequence includes these proteins:
- the LOC127030841 gene encoding olfactory receptor 11A1-like → MAGNILIIVLIVADQHLHTPMYFFLGNLSCLEICYTSTILPRMLTSLLTGGRTISIIGCIMQFHLFSSLAAVECALLAVMSYDRYLAICKPLHYAVQMNGSLYLQMASLSWISGFLASTVTMSLLAQFTFCGPNEIDHFFCDFTSLIKLSCSDTSQMELVTFILSSIFIFPAFLLTVMSYISIVASILRIPSTMGRQKAFSTCSSHLIVVTIFYGTLMIVYMLPDSATVGNLNKVLSIFYTVLTPMVNPLIYSLRNKKVNRALRKALVKCVPFPQKSVKTNSIC, encoded by the coding sequence AtggctgggaacatcctcatcATTGTTTTAATTGTGGCTGATCAACACctgcacacccccatgtacttcttcctggggaacctgTCCTGTTTGGAGATCTGCTATACCTCCACCATTCTGCCCAGGATGCTGACCAGTCTCCTTACAGGGGGCAGAACTATTTCTATTATCGGCTGCATCATGCAATTTCATTTGTTCAGCTCCCTGGCAGCTGTAGAATGTGCTCTCCTAGcagtgatgtcttatgatcgaTACTTAGCAATATGTAAACCCCTGCACTATGCAGTGCAGATGAATGGCAGTTTGTACCTCCAGATGGCATCTTTGTCTTGGATTAGTGGCTTCCTGGCTAGCACTGTCACAATGTCTTTGTTGGCACAGTTCACTTTCTGCGGCCCGAATGAAATTGatcatttcttctgtgatttCACCTCTTTGATCAAACTCTCTTGCAGTGACACCAGCCAGATGGAACTTGTGACCTTCATACTTTCCTCCATCTTCATCTTTCCCGCATTCCTATTAACTGTTATGTCCTACATTTCTATCGTTGCCtccatcctgagaatcccttccacaatggggaggcaaaaggccttttccacctgctcctctcacctcattgtggtgacaattttctatgggacCTTAATGATTGTCTACATGCTACCAGATAGCGCTACAGTGGGAAACCTGAACAAAGTGTTATCTATCTtctacacagtcctgactcccatggtcaaccccctcatttacagcctgagaaacaagaaGGTGAACAGGGCCCTGAGGAAAGCTCTTGTGAAATGTGTGCCTTTTCCACAAAAATCAGTAAAGACAAACTCGATTTGCTAA
- the LOC127030842 gene encoding olfactory receptor 6B1-like: protein MFEPDDILNKKSPPPCLGLFSPLYTDSIDTLDFRMTHRWTFKGHMEQENDTGVQEFILLGFPTILELQILLFVIFLVAYILTLLENMVIIALIQTNHHLRKPMYFFLSHLSFLEAWYISVTIPKLLVNFLVENKSISFVGCMTQLYFFTSLICTEYVLLASMAYDRYVAICNPLRYPAIMNHQFCLQLAAVSWVSGFSISLLKVSFISQLTFCSPGIINHFFCDISPVLNLACIDMSLAETVDFALALIILMVPLSVTIVSYLCIIVTILHLPTVQGRKKAFSTCASHLTVVILFFSTSLFMYARPKKIHPFNLNKLVSVVYTIVTPMLNPFIYCLRNQEVKGALRKAFCGVIAVHLASVTDTALQRDREFHAGGI, encoded by the exons ATGTTTGAACCtgatgatattctgaacaaaaagagccctccaccatgcttggggctgtTTTCACCACTTTACACTGACTCAATAGACACTCTAGACTTCAGAATGACACACAGATGG ACCTTCAAGGGCCATATGGAGCAGGAGAATGATACCGGTGTCCAGGAGTTCATCCTGCTGGGATTCCCAACCATCTTGGAGCTACAGATACTGCTCTTTGTGATATTCCTGGTGGCCTATATACTAACCCTCCTGGAGAATATGGTCATCATTGCCTTGATCCAGACAAACCATCACCTCCGCAagcccatgtatttcttcctcagtcACCTCTCCTTCCTGGAAGCCTGGTACATCTCAGTCACCATCCCCAAACTGCTGGTGAATTTCCTGGTGGAGAACAAGAGCATCTCCTTTGTGGGATGCATGACCCAACTCTACTTCTTCACCTCCCTCATATGCACTGAGTATGTCCTGCTGGCTTCCATGGCCTATGaccgctatgtggccatctgcaaCCCGCTGCGTTACCCGGCCATCATGAACCACCAGTTCTGCCTGCAGCTGGCAGCTGTCTCCTGGGTAAGTGGCTTCTCCATCTCCCTGCTCAAGGTGTCGTTCATCTCGCAACTGACATTTTGCAGCCCAGGGATcatcaaccatttcttctgtgacatctcCCCAGTGCTGAACCTGGCCTGCATCGACATGTCACTGGCAGAGACGGTGGACTTTGCGCTAGCCTTGATCATCCTGATGGTCCCGCTCTCTGTGACCATTGTATCCTACCTGTGCATCATTGTCACAATCTTGCACCTCCCCACTGTCCAGGGGAGGaagaaagccttctccacctgcgccTCCCACCTCACTGTGGTCATCCTCTTCTTCTCAACCTCCCTCTTTATGTACGCCCGGCCCAAGAAGATCCACCCTTTTAACTTGAACAAGCTGGTGTCGGTCGTGTACACTATTGTCACCCCCATGCTGAACCCCTTCATCTACTGCCTGAGAAACCAAGAAGTGAAGGGGGCACTAAGGAAAGCTTTCTGTGGTGTGATTGCTGTCCACCTGGCCTCTGTTACAGACACAGCCCTCCAAAGGGACAGAGAGTTCCATGCTGGTGGAATATGA